The DNA region CCCGGGGCGGGGGAACGACGGCGCCAGGATGCGGCAGGGCGGCGGAATAAAACGTTGATTCAGAACAAGCGGCCCGGCTTCGCCCCCGCCGTTGACAACACCCCTGCGTTGCGTTCTGCGCATGGGGGTATAGCGTCGTGATGTTGTCTGTCCGCCGAAGGGCAACTTTCGATCAATCGAGCTGCATCCAAATTTTGCCACTTTCTCCCATTAGGTTTCACTTCAAGCAACCGGCGACGCATGTCGCGCGCACCGGCGTTCCCCCAAGCGCCAGCGCAGCGACGAACGGACGCCGTTCCACCGAGCATCGTCTGGCCGGACCCGGCCGGGCGCGCGGCCATCGCGAGAACCCCCTCGCGGTGGCCTTTTTCTTTGCGTGGCCCATCCAGCGGCGACGCCATTCTTGCTCCGGCTTTTCCCCCGCCCTGTGCTATAGCAGCGCCTCCTTCAATCGGAGGCGCGACCCGTCCCATGCCCGTTTTTTCCGGATCCGAGCTGACCTGCCTGCGTGGCGACCGGCTGGTCTTCACCGGGCTGGAGTTCCGCATCGCTCCCGGCGGCGCGCTGGTGCTGCTCGGCCCCAACGGCAGCGGCAAGTCCAGCCTGCTGCGGGTGATGGCCGGTCTGCTGAAGCCGCTGCGCGGCACGCTCGGCTGGGATGGCGTGTCGGTTTCCGAGGATCCCGACGGCCACCGGGCGCGGGTGCAGTATGTCGGCCATCTGGACGCGGTGAAGCCCGTGCTGACGGCGGCGGAGAACCTTGCCTTCTGGGCGGCGCTGGCCGGGGCCGCCGATCCGGCCGCCAACGCGCGGGCCGCGCTCGACCGGCTGGGGGTGCCGCACATCGCCGGGGTTCCGGGCCGCTACCTGTCGGCGGGGCAGAAGCGCCGGCTGAACCTGGCGCGGCTGCTGGCCGCCCCTGCGACCTTGTGGCTGCTCGACGAACCGACCGTGGCGCTCGACCGCGCCGCCATCGCCCTGTTCGAGGGGCTGATCGCCGAACACCGGGCCGAAGGCGGCATGGTGGTGCTGTCCACCCACACCGACATCGCCACCCCCGGCGGCGAGGAACTGCATCTGGACGACTTCACCCCCTTCGCCGACGATGAAGAGGCTGGCGAGGACGCCGACGGGGAGGAAGTCGAGGAAGAGAGGACCGTGCGATGAGCCGTTTCCTGCGCCTTGTGGCGCGCGACCTGCGGCTGGCCCTGCGCCAGGGGTCGGACGCCACCATCGCCGTCATGTTCTTCGTCCTGTGCGTGGTGCTGTTCCCCTTCGGCGTCGGGCCGGAGCCGAACATCCTCGCCCGCATCGCCGCCGGCGTGATCTGGGTGGCGGCGCTGCTCGCGTCGCTGCTGTCGCTGGAGCGGCTGTTCCAGACCGATTACGAGGACGGCTCGCTGGAGCTTCTGTCGCTGTCCTCCCTGCCGCTGGAGGCCACGGTTCTGGCGAAGACGCTGGCCCATTGGCTGGTGACCGGCGTGCCGCTGATCGTCGCCGCCCCGCTGCTGGCCGTCCTGCTGAACATGGATGCGCAGGGCTTCGGCGTCCTGGTGCTGACCCTGACGCTGGGCACGCCGATCCTCAGCCTGATCGGCTCCATCGGCGCCGCGCTGACTCTGGGGGCGCGGCGCGGCGGCGTGCTGCTGTCGCTGCTGATCCTGCCGCTCTACATCCCGGTGCTGATCTTCGGCGCCGGAGCCATCGACGCCGCCATCAACAGCCTGACCCCGCGCCCGCACCTGCTGCTGCTCGCCGGCATCCTCGCCGCCGCCCTGCCGCTCGCCCCCTGGGCGGGTGCCGCGGCGCTGCGTCAGGCGGTGGAGTAGGGGAGGGAGCTTCGCCGATCCGCTGCCTGCCTTACGACTTCGGCGTTTTCTCCGGCAGCAGTTTCTCGATCGCCTCGCGCACCTTGTCCGCTTCGGGGCCGGTCACGGTGGAGAACCAGGACACCAGCCTGCCGTCCGGGCCGACCAGATATTTGTGGAAGTTCCAGCGCGGCTTGGCGAGGAAGCCCATCTCGTCCGACGCCCAGCGGTAGAAGGGGTGGGCGCCGTCACCCGACACCACCGTCTTATCGGTCATCGGGAAATCGATCCGGTAGTTGACCTCGCAGAAGTCCTTGATCTGGTCCGCATTCCCCGGCTCCTGCCCGCCGAAGTCGTTGGACGGCACGCCCAGCACCACCAGCCCACGGTCGCGGTAGCTCTGCCACAGCGCCTGCAGCCCCTTGTATTGCGAGGTGAAACCGCATTGCGACGCGGTGTTGACCACAAGGATCACCTTGCCCTCGAACTGCGACAGCGGCAGCGGCTGTCCGTCGATGCCCTGGAAGGTGAAGTTGTAGGCGTTGGTTGCGCTGCTTGCGGCCATGGCGGTGGTGGCTCCCATCGTGGAAAGGGCCGCAGCCACGGCGGCCAGTATGACGGCATGAAAGCGGGTCTGGACGGTCATCGGCGTGGCTCTGCGGCTGGGGTCGATATCGGCGTCGTCGGAGACGCGGGCACGGCGGCATCCTTACATACGATGCCTGATACGCTCTCCGGTGCCTATCGGATCAAGCGGATGGCGGAAAGGACGCCTCACCCGCCCGCCGCATCCGGCCTACCCCCATCGGATGGGTAGCGGCGGCGTCCGCCGAACAACAGCTTCACAGGAAAGGATGCGCGGCGGCCAGCCCGCCGCCCGCCCAATTTTCCGCCGGACACCAGCCGAAAAATGTCTCACCCGGTCCAGCCCAAGCCTGAGCATAACAGCCTACCCCATCGAAATGGGTACGCGGCATTTCGCCCCGTCTCTGTCACGGCCGCCATCAACACCCAGCCGACGCAAGCCCAGCCGCCACAAGCCCAGCCGCCACAAGCCCAGCCGAGGAGAACAGGCCGATGAACGCCGGAGCCACCTTGAAGACTCCCCGGACGCCGTCAAAGGCCGTGCGTCGTGTGGCCGGAACCGTCGCCAGGACGGCCGGTGCCGCGGTTGCCGTCCTGTTGCTCGGCGCCGCTCTGTCGACGCCGTCCTTCGCCGATCCGGGGGACCATCGCCGCGGCCATGCCTGGGGCCATCACAAGCACAAGAAGAAGCACCATCACCGCCATGACGACCGCCGCCCGGTCGTCATCTATGGCGCGCCGCCGCCCGTGGTCGTGGTTCCCGCTCCGCCGCCCCCGCCGCGCGTCGTCTATGCGCCATCCTATGCGCCGCCCCCCGTCGTCTACGCCCCGCCGCCGCCGCCGGGCGTCAACATCCAGATGAACATTCCGCTCCGCTGACGGCCCGCATGCTTCAAGCGCCCCGCTGCCCGGCCATGTCCGGGCGCCGGGGCGTTCCCGCATTCCGGCTGTGACCATCCTGTGTCCTCCCTGCGGCGCCCGGGTCGCCGCCGGCACCCTGCTTCCGCCCGGCCACCGGTCCGCGAAGCCTGAAAAGCCTGCGCCCCCAGTCCCTTCGTGACAGGACCCATCCGCACCGGTAGGATCGCGCGGCCTGTCGCGAAGGCGGTAGACCGTACGGGTGGTTTACGGAAACTCAACCGATCTCCGGCCTTCTGTCGGTCGGATCATCCTGCGGTCCGTGGCGGGCAGGGGTAGGGAGAAGACCGGATGTTCGTGATCATCGGTTTGGTCATCGTGGTGGTCAGCGTGTTCGGCGGGTATATCCTCGGCGGCGGCCACATGGGCGTGCTGTGGATGCCGTTCGAGTTCATGATCATTCTTGGATCGGCCGCCGGGGCGTTCTTCATCGCCAACCCCAAATCCGTGGTCACCCACACCGGCAAGGAGCTGGGCCACCTCTTCAAGGGTCCGAAATACAAGAAGGAGGACTTCCTGGAGGTCCTCACCATGATGTACCAGGTCTTCAAGATCGCGAAGACCAAGGGCTTGCTGGCGCTGGAACAGCACATCGAAAAGCCGGAGGATTCCCCGCTTTTCCAGCAGTTCCCGAAATTCTACGGCGATCACCACGCCATCGCCTTCCTCTGCACCTATCTCCGTCTGATGTCGCTGGGCGCCGACAACCCCCACGAACTGGTCGACCTGATGGACGAGGATATCGAGACGATGCACCACGAACACCAGCGCATCGCCGACGCCATCCAGGCGGTTGCCGATGCGGTGCCGGCGCTGGGCATCGTCGCCGCGGTGCTGGGCGTGATTCACAC from Azospirillum ramasamyi includes:
- the ccmA gene encoding heme ABC exporter ATP-binding protein CcmA, whose protein sequence is MPVFSGSELTCLRGDRLVFTGLEFRIAPGGALVLLGPNGSGKSSLLRVMAGLLKPLRGTLGWDGVSVSEDPDGHRARVQYVGHLDAVKPVLTAAENLAFWAALAGAADPAANARAALDRLGVPHIAGVPGRYLSAGQKRRLNLARLLAAPATLWLLDEPTVALDRAAIALFEGLIAEHRAEGGMVVLSTHTDIATPGGEELHLDDFTPFADDEEAGEDADGEEVEEERTVR
- the motA gene encoding flagellar motor stator protein MotA, which produces MFVIIGLVIVVVSVFGGYILGGGHMGVLWMPFEFMIILGSAAGAFFIANPKSVVTHTGKELGHLFKGPKYKKEDFLEVLTMMYQVFKIAKTKGLLALEQHIEKPEDSPLFQQFPKFYGDHHAIAFLCTYLRLMSLGADNPHELVDLMDEDIETMHHEHQRIADAIQAVADAVPALGIVAAVLGVIHTMGSITEPPEVLGKLIGGALVGTFTGILVAYGFLAPIASGLKNIYHAEGRYYHAMKTGLIAHLSGYAPAISVEYARNVLEPEYRPTFAQVEEATSALPPA
- a CDS encoding glutathione peroxidase; the encoded protein is MTVQTRFHAVILAAVAAALSTMGATTAMAASSATNAYNFTFQGIDGQPLPLSQFEGKVILVVNTASQCGFTSQYKGLQALWQSYRDRGLVVLGVPSNDFGGQEPGNADQIKDFCEVNYRIDFPMTDKTVVSGDGAHPFYRWASDEMGFLAKPRWNFHKYLVGPDGRLVSWFSTVTGPEADKVREAIEKLLPEKTPKS
- the ccmB gene encoding heme exporter protein CcmB, whose protein sequence is MSRFLRLVARDLRLALRQGSDATIAVMFFVLCVVLFPFGVGPEPNILARIAAGVIWVAALLASLLSLERLFQTDYEDGSLELLSLSSLPLEATVLAKTLAHWLVTGVPLIVAAPLLAVLLNMDAQGFGVLVLTLTLGTPILSLIGSIGAALTLGARRGGVLLSLLILPLYIPVLIFGAGAIDAAINSLTPRPHLLLLAGILAAALPLAPWAGAAALRQAVE